Proteins encoded by one window of Myripristis murdjan chromosome 1, fMyrMur1.1, whole genome shotgun sequence:
- the LOC115361095 gene encoding axin-1-like isoform X1 — protein MSVVRELHGIGYRGGGGVATSLGGTTHFTEDAPRPPVPGEEGSDVDPPVQSSNARLNPLSQPLYYPPSSSSSKMADLPSYTPSSSSATPRRPDLDLGYEPEGSASPTPPYLKWAESLHSLLDDQEGIHLFRNFLCQEGCADLLDFWFACSGFRKTSQEKRAKLAKAIYRKYIIDGSGIVSRQIKPATKSFIRDCVVRPHPDPAMFEQAQTEIQATMEENTYPLFLKSDLYLEYARTGGESPKPNPSDQSPSSGSAKPVPGYLPTLAEDEEWRCGGGAREEEEEEDEEKCGDTPAGRLTHRLLMETAPQRASASRRRQDSREYRPWREPVNPYYVNMGYARAPATSANDSEQQSMSSDADTLSLTDSSVDGIPPYKYRKQHRREMHESAKANGRVPLPHIPRTYRMPKDIHVEPERFAAELISRLETVLREREAQERLEERLKRVRLEEEGDDADVSMTTSLSSHSIPLSLPSSFPPLYGARYSETTANTATVATYGGLVAMEDSHDDDPESILDEHVQRVMKTPGCQSPGATNAPLGGGGRHTPPKSSRSPDGGIAPPHYPPSHYPPHRGGGHSLPAAGVKGHHHKQLYHHRGREGQEEAGPRSQANFLWNGDPASQYTGRSRNYADGAGASTLEGMGYSSKGSTLSRRGCKKSETSGKGDETGRGLEPQVPLEDLERNQKILQWMMEGEALRHKKSTHSSSTSGSRRTGASNESPRPTSVERPGAVHPWVSAQLRNNPSSVSSSIPCSSSAQVQPSHPFIQDPAMPPNPAPNPLTQLEEARRRLEEERRRNALQQAKQRHKSGKRQLCDNVTVAYYFCGEPIPYRTSVKGRVVTLGQFKELLTKKGHYRFYFKKVSDEFDCGVVFEEVRDDDAILPIFEEKIIGKVEKVD, from the exons ATGAGTGTTGTCAGAGAATTACATGGGATTGGGTACAGAGGCGGGGGTGGGGTTGCGACCTCCCTTGGTGGCACAACCCACTTTACAGAGGATGCTCCACGGCCCCCAGTGCCTGGTGAGGAGGGCTCTGATGTGGACCCCCCAGTCCAGTCATCCAATGCCCGTCTAAACCCTCTTTCTCAGCCCCTCTACTATCCCCCATCTTCCTCATCATCTAAAATGGCTGATCTGCCAAGCTACACACCTTCTTCATCGTCTGCAACTCCGCGACGCCCAGACCTGGATTTGGGGTATGAACCTGAGGGCTCAGCTTCACCAACACCACCTTACCTGAAATGGGCTGAGTCGCTTCATTCTCTCCTGGATGACCAGGAAGGCATTCATCTGTTCCGTAACTTCCTGTGCCAGGAAGGGTGTGCAGATCTTCTCGACTTCTGGTTCGCCTGCTCGGGGTTCCGCAAGACCAGCCAAGAGAAGAGGGCTAAGCTGGCCAAGGCCATTTACAGGAAGTACATCATAGATGGAAGTGGGATTGTCTCTCGGCAGATCAAGCCAGCGACCAAGAGCTTCATCAGAGACTGTGTGGTGAGGCCGCATCCAGACCCTGCCATGTTCGAACAG GCTCAGACGGAGATCCAGGCCACCATGGAAGAGAACACCTACCCTTTGTTCCTTAAGTCAGATCTGTATCTGGAGTACGCTCGGACAGGAGGGGAGAGCCCGAAGCCTAACCCCAGCGATCAGAGCCCCTCTTCAGGGAGTGCCAAGCCTGTGCCTGGATATTTACCCACGCTTGCCGAGGATGAAGAATGGAG gtgtggaggaggagcgagggaagaggaggaagaggaggatgaagagaagTGTGGAGACACACCAGCTGGTAGGCTGACTCATAGACTGCTGATGGAGACGGCACCACAGAGAGCCTCAGccagcaggaggaggcaggacAGCAGGGAGTACAg GCCGTGGAGAGAGCCGGTTAACCCGTACTACGTGAACATGGGCTACGCTCGCGCTCCTGCAACCAGTGCCAATGACAGTGAGCAGCAGAGCATGTCAAGCGACGCAGACACACTATCACTGACCGACAGCAGTGT agaTGGTATTCCTCCATATAAATATCGAAAGCAGCATCGTAGAGAGATGCATGAAAGTGCCAAAGCCAATGGACGTGTGCCCCTACCTCATATACCT CGCACATACCGTATGCCAAAGGACATCCATGTAGAGCCGGAGAGGTTTGCAGCTGAGCTCATCAGCAGACTGGAGACtgttctgagagagagagaggctcaggAGAGACTGGAAGAGAGGCTGAAGAGAGTCCGACTG GAGGAAGAGGGTGACGATGCTGAtgtctccatgacaacctcCCTGTCCTCCCATAGCATACCACTTTCCCTTCCGTCATCCTTTCCACCTCTCTATGGTGCCCGTTACTCAGAGACCACTGCTAACACAGCTACAGTTGCAACTTATGGTGGCCTGGTTGCCATGGAGGATTCCCATGATGATGACCCGGAATCTATCTTGGACGAGCATGTGCAGCGTGTGATGAAAACGCCAGGCTGCCAGTCTCCAGGGGCAACCAATGCCCCACTAGGGGGAGGGGGACGACACACTCCTCCTAAATCATCACGCTCACCTGATGGAGGGATAGCGCCACCTCACTACCCCCCCTCGCACTACCCTCCCCACCGAGGGGGAGGCCACAGTCTGCCTGCTGCCGGGGTCAAAG GGCATCACCACAAGCAGCTGTAtcaccacagaggaagagaagggcaGGAAGAGGCAGGCCCTAGGTCTCAGGCCAACTTCCTGTGGAACGGTGACCCAGCCAGCCAGTACACAGGGAGAAGTCGTAATTACGCCGATGGGGCTGGAGCCAGCACACTTGAGGGCATGGGTTACAG TAGTAAAGGTAGCACATTATCTCGGCGAGGCTGTAAAAAGTCAGAGACGTCAGGCAAAGGTGATGAAACTGGGCGTGGCCTGGAGCCCCAGGTACCACTTGAGGATCTGGAGAGAAACCAGAAGATCCTGCAGTGGATGATGGAAGGAGAGGCTCTCAGACACAAGAAAAGCACACACAG cagcagcaccagcggATCTAGAAGGACAGGAGCCAGCAACGAGTCTCCACGTCCAACCTCGGTGGAACGTCCCGGAGCTGTGCACCCTTGGGTTTCGGCCCAGCTGCGTAACAACCCCTCCTCAgtttcctcctccatcccctgCTCGTCATCCGCCCAGGTCCAGCCTTCCCATCCTTTCATCCAGGACCCAGCTATGCCCCCGAACCCAGCTCCCAACCCCCTTACCCAGCTGGAGGAGGCTAGGAGGCGGCTAGAGGAGGAAAGGCGGAGGAACGCACTACAGCAGGCCAAGCAGAG GCACAAGTCTGGTAAGCGCCAACTGTGTGACAATGTGACAGTTGCTTACTACTTCTGTGGAGAGCCAATCCCATACCGAACATCAGTCAAAGGCCGCGTGGTGACTTTGGGCCAGTTCAAGGAGCTGCTTACCAAAAAGGGCCACTACAG GTTCTACTTTAAGAAAGTGAGTGATGAGTTTGACTGCGGTGTGGTGTTTGAGGAGGTCCGTGATGACGACGCCATCTTGCCCATCTTTGAGGAGAAGATCATTGGGAAGGTGGAGAAGGTTGACTGA
- the LOC115361095 gene encoding axin-1-like isoform X2 has protein sequence MSVVRELHGIGYRGGGGVATSLGGTTHFTEDAPRPPVPGEEGSDVDPPVQSSNARLNPLSQPLYYPPSSSSSKMADLPSYTPSSSSATPRRPDLDLGYEPEGSASPTPPYLKWAESLHSLLDDQEGIHLFRNFLCQEGCADLLDFWFACSGFRKTSQEKRAKLAKAIYRKYIIDGSGIVSRQIKPATKSFIRDCVVRPHPDPAMFEQAQTEIQATMEENTYPLFLKSDLYLEYARTGGESPKPNPSDQSPSSGSAKPVPGYLPTLAEDEEWRCGGGAREEEEEEDEEKCGDTPAGRLTHRLLMETAPQRASASRRRQDSREYRPWREPVNPYYVNMGYARAPATSANDSEQQSMSSDADTLSLTDSSVDGIPPYKYRKQHRREMHESAKANGRVPLPHIPRTYRMPKDIHVEPERFAAELISRLETVLREREAQERLEERLKRVRLEEEGDDADVSMTTSLSSHSIPLSLPSSFPPLYGARYSETTANTATVATYGGLVAMEDSHDDDPESILDEHVQRVMKTPGCQSPGATNAPLGGGGRHTPPKSSRSPDGGIAPPHYPPSHYPPHRGGGHSLPAAGVKGHHHKQLYHHRGREGQEEAGPRSQANFLWNGDPASQYTGRSRNYADGAGASTLEGMGYSSKGSTLSRRGCKKSETSGKGDETGRGLEPQVPLEDLERNQKILQWMMEGEALRHKKSTHSSTSGSRRTGASNESPRPTSVERPGAVHPWVSAQLRNNPSSVSSSIPCSSSAQVQPSHPFIQDPAMPPNPAPNPLTQLEEARRRLEEERRRNALQQAKQRHKSGKRQLCDNVTVAYYFCGEPIPYRTSVKGRVVTLGQFKELLTKKGHYRFYFKKVSDEFDCGVVFEEVRDDDAILPIFEEKIIGKVEKVD, from the exons ATGAGTGTTGTCAGAGAATTACATGGGATTGGGTACAGAGGCGGGGGTGGGGTTGCGACCTCCCTTGGTGGCACAACCCACTTTACAGAGGATGCTCCACGGCCCCCAGTGCCTGGTGAGGAGGGCTCTGATGTGGACCCCCCAGTCCAGTCATCCAATGCCCGTCTAAACCCTCTTTCTCAGCCCCTCTACTATCCCCCATCTTCCTCATCATCTAAAATGGCTGATCTGCCAAGCTACACACCTTCTTCATCGTCTGCAACTCCGCGACGCCCAGACCTGGATTTGGGGTATGAACCTGAGGGCTCAGCTTCACCAACACCACCTTACCTGAAATGGGCTGAGTCGCTTCATTCTCTCCTGGATGACCAGGAAGGCATTCATCTGTTCCGTAACTTCCTGTGCCAGGAAGGGTGTGCAGATCTTCTCGACTTCTGGTTCGCCTGCTCGGGGTTCCGCAAGACCAGCCAAGAGAAGAGGGCTAAGCTGGCCAAGGCCATTTACAGGAAGTACATCATAGATGGAAGTGGGATTGTCTCTCGGCAGATCAAGCCAGCGACCAAGAGCTTCATCAGAGACTGTGTGGTGAGGCCGCATCCAGACCCTGCCATGTTCGAACAG GCTCAGACGGAGATCCAGGCCACCATGGAAGAGAACACCTACCCTTTGTTCCTTAAGTCAGATCTGTATCTGGAGTACGCTCGGACAGGAGGGGAGAGCCCGAAGCCTAACCCCAGCGATCAGAGCCCCTCTTCAGGGAGTGCCAAGCCTGTGCCTGGATATTTACCCACGCTTGCCGAGGATGAAGAATGGAG gtgtggaggaggagcgagggaagaggaggaagaggaggatgaagagaagTGTGGAGACACACCAGCTGGTAGGCTGACTCATAGACTGCTGATGGAGACGGCACCACAGAGAGCCTCAGccagcaggaggaggcaggacAGCAGGGAGTACAg GCCGTGGAGAGAGCCGGTTAACCCGTACTACGTGAACATGGGCTACGCTCGCGCTCCTGCAACCAGTGCCAATGACAGTGAGCAGCAGAGCATGTCAAGCGACGCAGACACACTATCACTGACCGACAGCAGTGT agaTGGTATTCCTCCATATAAATATCGAAAGCAGCATCGTAGAGAGATGCATGAAAGTGCCAAAGCCAATGGACGTGTGCCCCTACCTCATATACCT CGCACATACCGTATGCCAAAGGACATCCATGTAGAGCCGGAGAGGTTTGCAGCTGAGCTCATCAGCAGACTGGAGACtgttctgagagagagagaggctcaggAGAGACTGGAAGAGAGGCTGAAGAGAGTCCGACTG GAGGAAGAGGGTGACGATGCTGAtgtctccatgacaacctcCCTGTCCTCCCATAGCATACCACTTTCCCTTCCGTCATCCTTTCCACCTCTCTATGGTGCCCGTTACTCAGAGACCACTGCTAACACAGCTACAGTTGCAACTTATGGTGGCCTGGTTGCCATGGAGGATTCCCATGATGATGACCCGGAATCTATCTTGGACGAGCATGTGCAGCGTGTGATGAAAACGCCAGGCTGCCAGTCTCCAGGGGCAACCAATGCCCCACTAGGGGGAGGGGGACGACACACTCCTCCTAAATCATCACGCTCACCTGATGGAGGGATAGCGCCACCTCACTACCCCCCCTCGCACTACCCTCCCCACCGAGGGGGAGGCCACAGTCTGCCTGCTGCCGGGGTCAAAG GGCATCACCACAAGCAGCTGTAtcaccacagaggaagagaagggcaGGAAGAGGCAGGCCCTAGGTCTCAGGCCAACTTCCTGTGGAACGGTGACCCAGCCAGCCAGTACACAGGGAGAAGTCGTAATTACGCCGATGGGGCTGGAGCCAGCACACTTGAGGGCATGGGTTACAG TAGTAAAGGTAGCACATTATCTCGGCGAGGCTGTAAAAAGTCAGAGACGTCAGGCAAAGGTGATGAAACTGGGCGTGGCCTGGAGCCCCAGGTACCACTTGAGGATCTGGAGAGAAACCAGAAGATCCTGCAGTGGATGATGGAAGGAGAGGCTCTCAGACACAAGAAAAGCACACACAG cagcaccagcggATCTAGAAGGACAGGAGCCAGCAACGAGTCTCCACGTCCAACCTCGGTGGAACGTCCCGGAGCTGTGCACCCTTGGGTTTCGGCCCAGCTGCGTAACAACCCCTCCTCAgtttcctcctccatcccctgCTCGTCATCCGCCCAGGTCCAGCCTTCCCATCCTTTCATCCAGGACCCAGCTATGCCCCCGAACCCAGCTCCCAACCCCCTTACCCAGCTGGAGGAGGCTAGGAGGCGGCTAGAGGAGGAAAGGCGGAGGAACGCACTACAGCAGGCCAAGCAGAG GCACAAGTCTGGTAAGCGCCAACTGTGTGACAATGTGACAGTTGCTTACTACTTCTGTGGAGAGCCAATCCCATACCGAACATCAGTCAAAGGCCGCGTGGTGACTTTGGGCCAGTTCAAGGAGCTGCTTACCAAAAAGGGCCACTACAG GTTCTACTTTAAGAAAGTGAGTGATGAGTTTGACTGCGGTGTGGTGTTTGAGGAGGTCCGTGATGACGACGCCATCTTGCCCATCTTTGAGGAGAAGATCATTGGGAAGGTGGAGAAGGTTGACTGA